A region of Thermobifida halotolerans DNA encodes the following proteins:
- a CDS encoding DUF7059 domain-containing protein, which translates to MSETLRPLPPHLADRLRGTLLDADYTVSGVRDRLGDTAARALAREQLIPALRATGGEERLGVLLRLWWLGEPVPETALRALPLAELAEARLLTVRDGRVRALVHLKPWELSDGRPGYVVSDPTVRPGRGRPRPDHVVGAGGASTTLARLIVDGPMERALDLGSGCGVQSLHLAERANRVYATDVNPRALWMTRVSCALSGMDNIETREGSLYEPVGEERFDLIVSNPPFVITPGSARYTYRESDLPGDSVCAEIVADAPAHLTEGGWCQLLANWMHVDGEDWRDRVGGWVAGTGCSGWVVQRDVQDPAEYVELWLRDSCEQGSAEYTARYDAWLDYFERGGIKGIGFGWICLRNDAAQDATVRVEELRHEIDQPVGPYLPEVVNGAMTAHRLTDAALLSARVAPAPGVREERISVPGAPDPERILLRQTEGLRRAAQVGTVEAALASVCDGTIPVGPLLDAIAELTGQESAVLRERTPAVLRDLIAEGFFRVAR; encoded by the coding sequence GAAACGCTCCGCCCTCTGCCACCGCACCTCGCCGACCGGCTCCGCGGCACCCTGCTCGACGCCGACTACACCGTCTCCGGTGTCCGCGACCGGCTCGGGGACACCGCGGCGCGGGCGCTGGCACGGGAACAGTTGATCCCCGCGCTGCGCGCGACCGGCGGCGAGGAGCGCCTCGGAGTGCTGCTGCGCCTGTGGTGGCTGGGCGAGCCGGTGCCGGAGACCGCACTGCGCGCCCTGCCCCTCGCCGAACTCGCCGAGGCCCGCCTGCTGACGGTGCGCGACGGCCGGGTGCGCGCCCTGGTGCATCTGAAACCGTGGGAGCTGTCCGACGGCCGCCCCGGCTACGTCGTCTCCGACCCGACCGTGCGCCCCGGTCGGGGCCGCCCCCGCCCCGACCACGTGGTGGGGGCGGGCGGCGCGTCGACCACCCTGGCCCGGCTCATCGTCGACGGCCCGATGGAACGCGCGCTCGATCTGGGCTCGGGCTGCGGCGTGCAGTCGCTGCACCTGGCCGAGCGGGCGAACCGGGTGTACGCCACCGACGTCAACCCGCGCGCCCTGTGGATGACGCGGGTGAGCTGCGCACTGTCCGGCATGGACAACATCGAGACACGTGAGGGGTCGCTGTACGAACCGGTCGGAGAGGAGCGGTTCGACCTGATCGTCTCCAACCCGCCGTTCGTGATCACCCCCGGTTCGGCCCGCTACACCTACCGGGAGTCGGACCTTCCCGGCGACTCCGTGTGCGCCGAGATCGTCGCGGACGCCCCCGCGCACCTGACCGAAGGCGGCTGGTGCCAACTGCTCGCCAACTGGATGCACGTCGACGGCGAGGACTGGCGCGACCGTGTCGGCGGCTGGGTCGCGGGGACGGGCTGCTCGGGCTGGGTGGTCCAGCGCGACGTGCAGGACCCGGCCGAGTACGTGGAGCTGTGGCTGCGCGACTCCTGCGAGCAGGGCAGCGCCGAGTACACGGCCCGCTACGACGCCTGGCTCGACTACTTCGAGCGCGGGGGCATCAAGGGCATCGGCTTCGGGTGGATCTGCCTGCGCAACGACGCGGCCCAGGACGCCACGGTGCGCGTGGAGGAGTTGCGCCACGAGATCGACCAGCCGGTGGGACCGTACCTGCCGGAGGTGGTGAACGGGGCGATGACCGCGCACCGCCTCACCGACGCGGCCCTGCTGTCGGCGCGGGTGGCGCCCGCTCCGGGGGTCCGCGAGGAGCGGATCAGCGTCCCGGGCGCCCCCGACCCGGAACGGATTCTGCTCCGCCAGACCGAGGGCCTGCGCCGCGCGGCCCAGGTGGGCACGGTCGAGGCCGCGCTGGCGAGCGTGTGCGACGGCACGATCCCGGTCGGGCCGCTGCTGGACGCGATCGCGGAACTGACCGGCCAGGAGTCGGCGGTGCTGCGGGAACGGACCCCCGCCGTGCTGCGCGACCTGATCGCGGAGGGCTTCTTCCGCGTGGCCCGCTGA